In a single window of the Rhodamnia argentea isolate NSW1041297 chromosome 2, ASM2092103v1, whole genome shotgun sequence genome:
- the LOC115726534 gene encoding putative laccase-9, giving the protein MRMGSRLWLLLESAGLILLLGCCVLSPSAHAEVHYYDFILKETNFTRLCSSKSMLTVNDSLPGPAIRVRKGDTVYVNVHNHGDYGVTIHWHGVKQPRNPWSDGPEYVTQCPIEPGTNFTYEVIFSKEEGTLWWHAHSDWTRAGVHGAIVIYPKEGTTYPFEEPDGEEVVVLGSWYTGDVNKEVEEDLNAGSDTPRSDAYVINGQPGDFCECSKDFTYRWSVDYGKRYLLRLVNAVMNAEMFFAIGQHNFTVIGMDGAYIKPVVTSFVMIAPGQTMDILVTANQSLGQYYMATRQYDSVKPDVTDYDKVNATAILQYAGNYTETSAPFFPDTLPIYYDYKSAINFMSHIRSLANEEYPVDVPRNITTYMYITASMGEVEFVNGSNTRTGLASSLNNVSWVNPSTDVLMAYYRNMSGYFTTDFPDWPEKFFNFTADDVADDYEVALQGTKVKMLNYNEEVEIVFQGTNIMDASEDHPMHLHGYAFYVVGAGYGNFDNETDPEGYNLVDPPEVNTVSLPKKGWAAIRFRASNPGVWLWHCHLDRHYSWGMTTVFIVKNGGTPETSIREPPPYMPPCKDSSLRLRKSDATSSVELDKSDV; this is encoded by the exons ATGAGGATGGGCAGCAGATTGTGGTTGTTGTTGGAGTCGGCGGGGCTGATCCTGCTGCTGGGTTGCTGCGTTCTCTCCCCCTCCGCTCATGCCGAAGTCCATTACTACGACTTCATA CTAAAAGAGACCAACTTCACAAGGCTGTGCAGCTCCAAGAGCATGTTGACCGTGAACGATAGCTTGCCCGGGCCGGCGATTCGAGTTCGCAAAGGCGACACCGTCTACGTCAACGTCCACAATCACGGCGACTACGGAGTCACCATTCACTG GCACGGCGTAAAGCAGCCAAGAAATCCATGGTCAGATGGTCCAGAATACGTAACACAGTGCccgatcgaacccgggacgaaCTTTACTTATGAGGTCATATTTTCGAAAGAAGAGGGCACGCTTTGGTGGCATGCGCACAGCGACTGGACCAGAGCCGGAGTTCATGGGGCCATTGTCATATACCCTAAGGAGGGCACAACTTACCCTTTTGAGGAACCTGATGGTGAAGAAGTGGTAGTACTGG GGTCTTGGTACACCGGAGATGTGAACAAGGAAGTTGAGGAGGACCTGAATGCAGGTTCAGACACTCCTCGCTCGGATGCATATGTTATCAACGGCCAACCGGGAGACTTTTGCGAATGTTCTAAAG ATTTCACCTACCGCTGGTCGGTCGATTATGGGAAAAGGTACCTCCTTCGTCTGGTCAATGCGGTGATGAATGCAGAGATGTTCTTTGCCATCGGACAACATAATTTCACCGTCATCGGGATGGATGGGGCCTACATAAAACCAGTTGTCACGAGTTTTGTGATGATTGCCCCAGGGCAAACCATGGATATACTAGTCACTGCGAACCAATCTCTTGGTCAATACTACATGGCAACTAGACAGTACGACAGTGTTAAGCCAGACGTCACGGATTATGACAAAGTGAATGCCACCGCGATTCTTCAGTATGCCGGCAACTACACCGAGACATCAGCTCCTTTCTTTCCCGACACACTGCCGATCTATTATGACTATAAATCTGCAATAAACTTCATGAGTCACATCAGGAGCTTAGCAAATGAAGAATACCCTGTTGACGTCCCCAGAAATATAACTACGTACATGTACATCACGGCTTCCATGGGCGAAGTTGAGTTTGTCAATGGTTCGAACACGAGAACTGGCCTTGCATCAAGCTTAAACAATGTTAGTTGGGTAAACCCATCGACCGATGTGCTAATGGCTTACTACAG GAACATGAGCGGTTATTTCACAACAGATTTTCCAGATTGGCCGGAAAAGTTTTTCAACTTTACCGCAGACGACGTGGCGGATGATTATGAGGTGGCACTACAAGGAACCAAAGTCAAGATGCTAAATTACAATGAAGAAGTGGAGATTGTTTTCCAAGGAACCAATATTATGGATGCATCGGAGGATCACCCGATGCATTTGCACGGGTATGCCTTTTATGTCGTCGGAGCCGGTTATGGGAACTTTGACAACGAGACGGACCCCGAGGGTTACAATCTGGTCGATCCACCGGAAGTGAATACCGTCTCGCTGCCTAAAAAAGGATGGGCAGCCATCAGATTCCGAGCCAGCAATCCAG GAGTATGGCTATGGCACTGTCATCTGGATCGACACTACAGTTGGGGAATGACCACCGTGTTCATTGTGAAGAACGGCGGGACGCCTGAGACTAGCATCAGGGAACCCCCTCCCTACATGCCCCCCTGTAAAGATTCTTCACTTCGATTGCGAAAATCGGACGCTACTTCATCTGTCGAATTGGATAAATCAGATGTATGA
- the LOC115727279 gene encoding uncharacterized protein LOC115727279 isoform X2 → MAGSAVVTALKALFLVLGCFMVATLIYTIAVDGLPFRSDLLTPWMAATLVDYYINVVPLAAWVWYKESNFFSALLWTVLLICLGSVTTCFYILLQFLKLSPQESSQDPIYHVLLRHSSKDGMEQKKQHFPVIIARITFIALGGLMLVTLLYTIFTNGSPFRKELLTPWMTATLIDFYINVVALSVWVAYKESSWLSAFVWIFLLICSGSISTCAYIVRELFQLSSLDPLYFVLFNSGYRAENRYERTSA, encoded by the exons ATGGCGGGGTCGGCGGTCGTGACGGCTCTGAAAGCTCTCTTCCTGGTGTTGGGTTGCTTCATGGTGGCCACTCTCATCTACACCATCGCCGTCGATGGCCTCCCTTTCCGCTCCGACCTCCTCACTCC GTGGATGGCAGCAACGTTGGTTGACTACTATATAAATGTTGTTCCGCTTGCG GCTTGGGTTTGGTACAAGGAATCAAACTTTTTCAGTGCTTTACTTTGGACAGTGCTTCTTATCTGCCTGGGCAG TGTCACAACGTGCTTCTACATTCTTTTGCAATTTCTCAAACTCTCACCTCAAGAATCTTCACAAGATCCCATCTACCATGTTCTGCTGCGGCACTCGAGCAA GGATGGCATGGAACAGAAGAAGCAGCATTTTCCTGTTATAATTGCTAGAATCACTTTCATTGCTTTGGGTGGTTTGATGCTGGTGACTCTTCTCTACACTATCTTCACCAATGGTAGTCCTTTCCGGAAAGAACTTTTGACTCC GTGGATGACAGCGACGCTAATTGACTTCTACATCAACGTTGTTGCTCTTTCT GTTTGGGTTGCTTATAAGGAATCAAGTTGGCTTAGTGCATTTGTGTGGATCTTTCTCTTGATATGCTCTGGCAG TATTAGTACATGTGCCTACATAGTGCGAGAACTCTTCCAGCTTTCTTCCCTGGATCCACTCTACTTCGTCTTGTTTAACAGCGGTTATAG GGCAGAAAACAGGTATGAGAGAACTTCGGCATGA
- the LOC115727279 gene encoding uncharacterized protein LOC115727279 isoform X3: protein MAGSAVVTALKALFLVLGCFMVATLIYTIAVDGLPFRSDLLTPWMAATLVDYYINVVPLAAWVWYKESNFFSALLWTVLLICLGSVTTCFYILLQFLKLSPQESSQDPIYHVLLRHSSKDGMEQKKQHFPVIIARITFIALGGLMLVTLLYTIFTNGSPFRKELLTPWMTATLIDFYINVVALSVWVAYKESSWLSAFVWIFLLICSGSISTCAYIVRELFQLSSLDPLYFVLFNSGYRKQV from the exons ATGGCGGGGTCGGCGGTCGTGACGGCTCTGAAAGCTCTCTTCCTGGTGTTGGGTTGCTTCATGGTGGCCACTCTCATCTACACCATCGCCGTCGATGGCCTCCCTTTCCGCTCCGACCTCCTCACTCC GTGGATGGCAGCAACGTTGGTTGACTACTATATAAATGTTGTTCCGCTTGCG GCTTGGGTTTGGTACAAGGAATCAAACTTTTTCAGTGCTTTACTTTGGACAGTGCTTCTTATCTGCCTGGGCAG TGTCACAACGTGCTTCTACATTCTTTTGCAATTTCTCAAACTCTCACCTCAAGAATCTTCACAAGATCCCATCTACCATGTTCTGCTGCGGCACTCGAGCAA GGATGGCATGGAACAGAAGAAGCAGCATTTTCCTGTTATAATTGCTAGAATCACTTTCATTGCTTTGGGTGGTTTGATGCTGGTGACTCTTCTCTACACTATCTTCACCAATGGTAGTCCTTTCCGGAAAGAACTTTTGACTCC GTGGATGACAGCGACGCTAATTGACTTCTACATCAACGTTGTTGCTCTTTCT GTTTGGGTTGCTTATAAGGAATCAAGTTGGCTTAGTGCATTTGTGTGGATCTTTCTCTTGATATGCTCTGGCAG TATTAGTACATGTGCCTACATAGTGCGAGAACTCTTCCAGCTTTCTTCCCTGGATCCACTCTACTTCGTCTTGTTTAACAGCGGTTATAG AAAACAGGTATGA
- the LOC115727279 gene encoding uncharacterized protein LOC115727279 isoform X1 translates to MAGSAVVTALKALFLVLGCFMVATLIYTIAVDGLPFRSDLLTPWMAATLVDYYINVVPLAAWVWYKESNFFSALLWTVLLICLGSVTTCFYILLQFLKLSPQESSQDPIYHVLLRHSSKDGMEQKKQHFPVIIARITFIALGGLMLVTLLYTIFTNGSPFRKELLTPWMTATLIDFYINVVALSVWVAYKESSWLSAFVWIFLLICSGSISTCAYIVRELFQLSSLDPLYFVLFNSGYRYVKLSPSLDFSFVNASRELHFFCPKI, encoded by the exons ATGGCGGGGTCGGCGGTCGTGACGGCTCTGAAAGCTCTCTTCCTGGTGTTGGGTTGCTTCATGGTGGCCACTCTCATCTACACCATCGCCGTCGATGGCCTCCCTTTCCGCTCCGACCTCCTCACTCC GTGGATGGCAGCAACGTTGGTTGACTACTATATAAATGTTGTTCCGCTTGCG GCTTGGGTTTGGTACAAGGAATCAAACTTTTTCAGTGCTTTACTTTGGACAGTGCTTCTTATCTGCCTGGGCAG TGTCACAACGTGCTTCTACATTCTTTTGCAATTTCTCAAACTCTCACCTCAAGAATCTTCACAAGATCCCATCTACCATGTTCTGCTGCGGCACTCGAGCAA GGATGGCATGGAACAGAAGAAGCAGCATTTTCCTGTTATAATTGCTAGAATCACTTTCATTGCTTTGGGTGGTTTGATGCTGGTGACTCTTCTCTACACTATCTTCACCAATGGTAGTCCTTTCCGGAAAGAACTTTTGACTCC GTGGATGACAGCGACGCTAATTGACTTCTACATCAACGTTGTTGCTCTTTCT GTTTGGGTTGCTTATAAGGAATCAAGTTGGCTTAGTGCATTTGTGTGGATCTTTCTCTTGATATGCTCTGGCAG TATTAGTACATGTGCCTACATAGTGCGAGAACTCTTCCAGCTTTCTTCCCTGGATCCACTCTACTTCGTCTTGTTTAACAGCGGTTATAGGTATGTCAAATTGTCTCCGAGTTTAGATTTCAGTTTTGTCAATGCTAGTAGAGAATTGCATTTCTTCTGTCCCAAGATATGA
- the LOC115726867 gene encoding tRNA pseudouridine(38/39) synthase isoform X2, which produces MSASPDTDSVDALRSQIDSLQTRVNMEDEVSSAVDGGSVVDGTGKSMNLDKKTRKKKDFKTGILEHHPRRYVALRLMYFGQRFYGFASEAQFDPTVESEIFKALEKTKLLVGDKKKSQYSRCGRTDKGVSSFGQVISLFLRSNLRPKNTDDANSWELSVERDVLDAEIDYVRVLNRILPKDIRVTGWCPVPIDFRARFSCMSREYKYFFWRDNLDIRAMESAGQKFVGDHDFRNFCKMDAFNVHNYRRHITSFELASCDKRLESNELWCFKIKGSAFLWHQVRCMVAVMFMVGQGLESPNVIDALLDTDGTPRKPQYTMAPEMPLILQSCEFQGVRFICSSDARQALHVHLEEAYQTYELQAAMTHEALLSCLPQEHGCSDQSLLGTHRKKKAASHISLMSRPTEPSYEERRAKLNLKVEACELSGQSI; this is translated from the exons ATGTCTGCTTCGCCCGATACTGATTCAGTCGACGCCCTTCGCTCCCAAATCGATTCTCTCCAGACGAGAGTCAAc ATGGAAGATGAGGTTAGTTCTGCCGTAGATGGAGGCAGTGTGGTCGATGGAACTGGCAAATCAATGAACTTGGACAAGAAGACTAGGAAGAAAAAAG ATTTCAAAACAGGAATTCTCGAACACCATCCAAGGAGATACGTTGCTCTAAGATTGATGTATTTTGGGCAAAG GTTTTATGGTTTTGCCTCTGAAGCACAATTTGATCCAACTGTCGAG TCTGAAATTTTTAAAGCTCTTGAGAAGACAAAGCTTTTAGTTGGTGACAAGAAAAAGTCGCAGTACTCCAGATGTGGCAGAACAGACAAAGGAGTTTCATCTTTCGGGCAA GTCATTTCTCTGTTTCTACGATCAAACTTGCGACCTAAGAACACTGATGACGCAAACAGTTGGGAACTTTCTGTAGAGAGAGATG TCTTAGACGCGGAAATTGATTATGTGAGAGTGTTGAATCGAATCTTACCCAAAGATATCCGAGTAACTGGCTGGTGTCCTGTTCCAATTGATTTTAGGGCAAG GTTTAGCTGTATGAGCAGGGAGTACAAATATTTCTTTTGGAGAGATAATTTGGATATTAGG GCAATGGAGAGTGCAGGCCAAAAGTTTGTTGGGGATCATGATTTCAGAAATTTTTGTAAGATGGATGCGTTTAATGTCCATAACTACAGGCGTCATATAACATCCTTTGAACTTGCTTCTTGTGATAAGAG GTTAGAAAGTAATGAACTGTGGTGTTTCAAAATTAAGGGCAGTGCATTTTTGTGGCACCAAGTTCGTTGCATGGTCGCTGTGATGTTTATGGTTGGCCAAGGTCTTGAATCTCCTAAT GTGATAGATGCCTTACTAGATACTGATGGGACACCGAGAAAGCCACAATACACCATGGCTCCAGAAATGCCATTAATTCTTCAATCTTGTGAATTTCAAGGTGTCAGGTTTATCTGTTCCTCAG ATGCTCGGCAAGCATTACATGTGCACTTGGAGGAAGCCTATCAAACATACGAACTCCAAGCTGCAATGACTCATGAGGCTCTTCTGAGTTGCTTGCCTCAGGAACATG GCTGCTCAGATCAGAGCTTATTAGGTACCCACCGAAAAAAGAAGGCAGCCTCACATATTTCTCTCATGTCTCGCCCAACTGAGC CATCTTATGAAGAGCGGCGTGCCAAATTGAACCTAAAAGTAGAAGCTTGTGAGCTTTCGGGCCAATCCATATAG
- the LOC115726867 gene encoding tRNA pseudouridine(38/39) synthase isoform X3 → MSASPDTDSVDALRSQIDSLQTRVNELEVQNARLSSQLSRCCCQKMEDEVSSAVDGGSVVDGTGKSMNLDKKTRKKKDFKTGILEHHPRRYVALRLMYFGQRFYGFASEAQFDPTVESEIFKALEKTKLLVGDKKKSQYSRCGRTDKGVSSFGQVISLFLRSNLRPKNTDDANSWELSVERDVLDAEIDYVRVLNRILPKDIRVTGWCPVPIDFRARFSCMSREYKYFFWRDNLDIRAMESAGQKFVGDHDFRNFCKMDAFNVHNYRRHITSFELASCDKRLESNELWCFKIKGSAFLWHQVRCMVAVMFMVGQGLESPNVIDALLDTDGTPRKPQYTMAPEMPLILQSCEFQGVRFICSSDRCSASITCALGGSLSNIRTPSCNDS, encoded by the exons ATGTCTGCTTCGCCCGATACTGATTCAGTCGACGCCCTTCGCTCCCAAATCGATTCTCTCCAGACGAGAGTCAAc GAGCTGGAGGTGCAGAATGCGAGACTTTCTTCTCAACTGTCTAGATGTTGCTGTCAGAAG ATGGAAGATGAGGTTAGTTCTGCCGTAGATGGAGGCAGTGTGGTCGATGGAACTGGCAAATCAATGAACTTGGACAAGAAGACTAGGAAGAAAAAAG ATTTCAAAACAGGAATTCTCGAACACCATCCAAGGAGATACGTTGCTCTAAGATTGATGTATTTTGGGCAAAG GTTTTATGGTTTTGCCTCTGAAGCACAATTTGATCCAACTGTCGAG TCTGAAATTTTTAAAGCTCTTGAGAAGACAAAGCTTTTAGTTGGTGACAAGAAAAAGTCGCAGTACTCCAGATGTGGCAGAACAGACAAAGGAGTTTCATCTTTCGGGCAA GTCATTTCTCTGTTTCTACGATCAAACTTGCGACCTAAGAACACTGATGACGCAAACAGTTGGGAACTTTCTGTAGAGAGAGATG TCTTAGACGCGGAAATTGATTATGTGAGAGTGTTGAATCGAATCTTACCCAAAGATATCCGAGTAACTGGCTGGTGTCCTGTTCCAATTGATTTTAGGGCAAG GTTTAGCTGTATGAGCAGGGAGTACAAATATTTCTTTTGGAGAGATAATTTGGATATTAGG GCAATGGAGAGTGCAGGCCAAAAGTTTGTTGGGGATCATGATTTCAGAAATTTTTGTAAGATGGATGCGTTTAATGTCCATAACTACAGGCGTCATATAACATCCTTTGAACTTGCTTCTTGTGATAAGAG GTTAGAAAGTAATGAACTGTGGTGTTTCAAAATTAAGGGCAGTGCATTTTTGTGGCACCAAGTTCGTTGCATGGTCGCTGTGATGTTTATGGTTGGCCAAGGTCTTGAATCTCCTAAT GTGATAGATGCCTTACTAGATACTGATGGGACACCGAGAAAGCCACAATACACCATGGCTCCAGAAATGCCATTAATTCTTCAATCTTGTGAATTTCAAGGTGTCAGGTTTATCTGTTCCTCAG ATAGATGCTCGGCAAGCATTACATGTGCACTTGGAGGAAGCCTATCAAACATACGAACTCCAAGCTGCAATGACTCATGA
- the LOC115726867 gene encoding tRNA pseudouridine(38/39) synthase isoform X1, which produces MSASPDTDSVDALRSQIDSLQTRVNELEVQNARLSSQLSRCCCQKMEDEVSSAVDGGSVVDGTGKSMNLDKKTRKKKDFKTGILEHHPRRYVALRLMYFGQRFYGFASEAQFDPTVESEIFKALEKTKLLVGDKKKSQYSRCGRTDKGVSSFGQVISLFLRSNLRPKNTDDANSWELSVERDVLDAEIDYVRVLNRILPKDIRVTGWCPVPIDFRARFSCMSREYKYFFWRDNLDIRAMESAGQKFVGDHDFRNFCKMDAFNVHNYRRHITSFELASCDKRLESNELWCFKIKGSAFLWHQVRCMVAVMFMVGQGLESPNVIDALLDTDGTPRKPQYTMAPEMPLILQSCEFQGVRFICSSDARQALHVHLEEAYQTYELQAAMTHEALLSCLPQEHGCSDQSLLGTHRKKKAASHISLMSRPTEPSYEERRAKLNLKVEACELSGQSI; this is translated from the exons ATGTCTGCTTCGCCCGATACTGATTCAGTCGACGCCCTTCGCTCCCAAATCGATTCTCTCCAGACGAGAGTCAAc GAGCTGGAGGTGCAGAATGCGAGACTTTCTTCTCAACTGTCTAGATGTTGCTGTCAGAAG ATGGAAGATGAGGTTAGTTCTGCCGTAGATGGAGGCAGTGTGGTCGATGGAACTGGCAAATCAATGAACTTGGACAAGAAGACTAGGAAGAAAAAAG ATTTCAAAACAGGAATTCTCGAACACCATCCAAGGAGATACGTTGCTCTAAGATTGATGTATTTTGGGCAAAG GTTTTATGGTTTTGCCTCTGAAGCACAATTTGATCCAACTGTCGAG TCTGAAATTTTTAAAGCTCTTGAGAAGACAAAGCTTTTAGTTGGTGACAAGAAAAAGTCGCAGTACTCCAGATGTGGCAGAACAGACAAAGGAGTTTCATCTTTCGGGCAA GTCATTTCTCTGTTTCTACGATCAAACTTGCGACCTAAGAACACTGATGACGCAAACAGTTGGGAACTTTCTGTAGAGAGAGATG TCTTAGACGCGGAAATTGATTATGTGAGAGTGTTGAATCGAATCTTACCCAAAGATATCCGAGTAACTGGCTGGTGTCCTGTTCCAATTGATTTTAGGGCAAG GTTTAGCTGTATGAGCAGGGAGTACAAATATTTCTTTTGGAGAGATAATTTGGATATTAGG GCAATGGAGAGTGCAGGCCAAAAGTTTGTTGGGGATCATGATTTCAGAAATTTTTGTAAGATGGATGCGTTTAATGTCCATAACTACAGGCGTCATATAACATCCTTTGAACTTGCTTCTTGTGATAAGAG GTTAGAAAGTAATGAACTGTGGTGTTTCAAAATTAAGGGCAGTGCATTTTTGTGGCACCAAGTTCGTTGCATGGTCGCTGTGATGTTTATGGTTGGCCAAGGTCTTGAATCTCCTAAT GTGATAGATGCCTTACTAGATACTGATGGGACACCGAGAAAGCCACAATACACCATGGCTCCAGAAATGCCATTAATTCTTCAATCTTGTGAATTTCAAGGTGTCAGGTTTATCTGTTCCTCAG ATGCTCGGCAAGCATTACATGTGCACTTGGAGGAAGCCTATCAAACATACGAACTCCAAGCTGCAATGACTCATGAGGCTCTTCTGAGTTGCTTGCCTCAGGAACATG GCTGCTCAGATCAGAGCTTATTAGGTACCCACCGAAAAAAGAAGGCAGCCTCACATATTTCTCTCATGTCTCGCCCAACTGAGC CATCTTATGAAGAGCGGCGTGCCAAATTGAACCTAAAAGTAGAAGCTTGTGAGCTTTCGGGCCAATCCATATAG
- the LOC115727823 gene encoding probable F-actin-capping protein subunit beta: MEAALGLMRRMPPKHSETALSALLSLLPHRSSDLLSQVDQPLQVLCDIDSGKEFILCEYNRDADSYRSPWSSKYHPPLEDGTQPSSELRKLEIEANDIFAIYRDQYYEGGISSVYMWEDDNEGFVACFLIKKDGSKTAHGRRGYLEEGAWDAIHVIEVGPEEDGTAHYCLTSTVMLSLTTDDESSGTFSLSGSIRRQMNMDLSIAEGHLCNMGRMIEEMEGKLRNSLDQVYFGKTKEMVCTLRPPAEITQMRMPES; encoded by the exons atggAAGCGGCGTTGGGATTGATGAGAAGGATGCCCCCGAAGCACTCGGAGACCGCGCTCTCAGCGCTTCTCAGCCTCTTGCCTCACCGCTCCTCCGATCTTCTCTCCCAAGTCGATCAGCCTCTCCAG GTTTTGTGTGATATAGACTCTGGAAAGGAGTTTATTTTGTGTGAATACAACAGAGATGCCGACTCTTACAG GTCACCCTGGTCTAGTAAATACCATCCACCATTGGAAGATGGCACGCAGCCATCTTCAGAATTAAGGAAACTGGAGATCGAGGCGAATGACATCTTTGCAATATATCGTGACCA GTACTATGAAGGTGGCATTTCTTCGGTCTATATGTGGGAAGACGATAATGAAGGTTTTGTTGCCTGCTTTTTGATAAAGAAAG ATGGATCAAAGACGGCTCATGGAAGAAGGGGTTACCTGGAAGAAGGGGCATGGGATGCTATACATGTAATTGAG GTGGGTCCTGAAGAAGATGGGACAGCTCATTATTGTTTAACCAGCACTGTTATGCTCTCTCTCACTACGGATGATGAATCATCAGGCACATTCAGTTTGTCTGGGTCTATTAGAAGACAG ATGAATATGGACCTCTCAATTGCTGAGGGCCATCTTTGTAACATGGGAAGGATGATAGAGGAAATGGAGGGTAAGCTGAGGAACTCGCTTGATCAG GTCTATTTtggaaagacaaaagagatgGTCTGCACCTTGCGACCACCAGCTGAAATAACGCAGATGAGAATGCCTGAGAGCTGA
- the LOC115727740 gene encoding very-long-chain aldehyde decarbonylase GL1-9-like produces the protein MVLWEGYVSDEAMGTFAPIVVYWVYAGFYQLLPPLDNYRLHTRKEEEEKNSVPLTMVVKGVLLQQLVQATVAQGLFVLTSKANLSGVTVQPSIPIQILQFSVAMLVMDTWQYFVHRYMHQNKFLYRHVHSQHHRLVVPYAIGALYNHPLEGLLLDTFGGAISFLVSGMTARTAVYFFCFAVVKTVDDHCGLWLPGNIFHVFFRNNTAYHDIHHQLQGTKYNYSQPFFSIWDKLLGTHMPYNLVKRPEGGFEAQLVKDK, from the exons ATGGTACTTTGGGAAGGGTATGTAAGTGATGAAGCAATGGGCACATTTGCCCCAATTGTGGTCTATTGGGTGTATGCAGGATTCTATCAACTTTTGCCTCCCCTGGACAATTACCGGTTACATACtagaaaagaggaggaagagaagaattCGGTACCGCTTACGATGGTTGTGAAAGGTGTATTGCTTCAACAACTTGTGCAAGCCACTGTTGCCCAGGGGCTCTTTGTG TTGACATCGAAAGCCAATCTATCAGGAGTGACAGTTCAACCCTCGATACCTATCCAAATATTGCAGTTTTCAGTTGCAATGCTGGTCATGGACACGTGGCAGTACTTTGTGCACCGCTATATGCATCAGAACAAATTCCTGTACCGCCATGTCCACTCGCAGCATCATAGGCTGGTCGTCCCTTATGCAATTGGTGCTCTGTATAATCATCCACTGGAGGGTCTCTTGCTCGACACTTTTGGCGGGGCGATCTCTTTCCTTGTGTCTGGGATGACCGCAAGAACCGCTGtgtatttcttttgctttgcgGTGGTTAAAACAGTTGATGATCACTGTGGGCTGTGGTTGCCTGGCAATATCTTTCATGTATTCTTCAGGAACAACACTGCTTATCATGACATCCATCATCAGCTTCAAGGCACTAAGTACAATTATTCTCAGCCATTCTTCTCCATTTGGGATAAGCTCTTAGGGACTCACATGCCCTACAACCTTGTAAAACGACCAGAAGGGGGTTTTGAGGCACAACTGGTGAAAGACAAATGA